The Sphaerisporangium siamense genome includes the window CGCGTCATCGTGGTGGACGGCTCGCCGCCGCGGCAGTACCGGCGGCACGCCCGGGCGTGGCAGGGCATCGTTCGCCACGTGCCGCCGCGGGAGACGACCGCCAACGGCAAGGTCGGCGGGGTGCTCACCGGCGTGCGGCTGGCACGCTCGGACTACGTGGTCATCGCCGACGACGACGTCCGCTACGACGCGGCCGGGCTGGCGGCGCTGCGGGCCCTGCTGGAGAAGGCCGAGGTGGTCCGGCCGCAGAACTACTTCGACCCGCTGCCCTGGCACGCCCGCTGGGACACCGCCCGCACGCTGATCAACCGCGCGTTCGGCGCCGACCACCCCGGGACGCTCGGCGTGCGCAGGTCGTTCTTCCAACGCATGGGCGGCTATGACGGCGAGGTGCTGTTCGAGAACCTGGAACTGGTCCGCACGGTCCTGGCGCACGGCGGCCGCGCGCGCCACGCGCCCGGCCTGTACGTGCGCCGCCTGCCGCCCGGCGCGCGGCGGTTCTGGGCGCAGCGCGTCCGGCAGGCCTACGACGATCTCGCGCAGCCCGCGCGGATGGCGGTCTTCCTGGCGGTCGTCCCCGGACTGGTCTGCCTGCTGGCGCGCCGGCGCCTGGCGGGCGTGC containing:
- a CDS encoding glycosyltransferase, with the protein product MIDLDYVLPLRWDDDADPAELTGYLRRLAGQVRVIVVDGSPPRQYRRHARAWQGIVRHVPPRETTANGKVGGVLTGVRLARSDYVVIADDDVRYDAAGLAALRALLEKAEVVRPQNYFDPLPWHARWDTARTLINRAFGADHPGTLGVRRSFFQRMGGYDGEVLFENLELVRTVLAHGGRARHAPGLYVRRLPPGARRFWAQRVRQAYDDLAQPARMAVFLAVVPGLVCLLARRRLAGVLGYAVLTAGLAEAGRRRAGGRGVFPASCVLFAPVWVLERGVCSWLALYRRGRGGVRYAGRTIRVAAHSARRLRARRQGGVSGSLDARKPTTLWEPSQNGLVADRPQRHSATVARPGSMTRPS